GCCTCGAACGCGGCGGCGCGTTGCTGGTTCGCCCCGACCAGCATGTCGCATGGCGCTCGGCACGGGCGCCGCTTGATCCCGCCGCTGAGTTGGAGAGGGTCATGCAGGTGCTGTCGATGAAGGAACAAGCCGCAATGGAGAACGCATGATGGCCGCCCAGCTGCTTCCAGCTTTTGCCGCTCTGGAACCTTTCGTCGACTACTGGGCGGTGCCCGGTACCCAGGCTCGACGGGAACGGCGCGAAGCAGCCTCGATGGCGGAGATCAGCGCGTTCTACACGGCGATGCTGGAAGTCGCTCGCGATGCGATCCGCCATCTTGAGGGGCGCGCGCTCGACGAACTGCCGCCAGAAGACGTTCGGCTCATGGAGCTGCTCCTGGCGTTGGCGCACGCCTCGATGGCTACCGAACTACACGGGCAACCCCGCGCGCCGCACACGCCCTATCCCCATGACGTTCGTCTCGTCGAAGGGGTGCGGCTGTTCAGCTGACACGATGGAAGTTTGAGGACGCGATCGAATGAACGAGATTACTTCGGACTTCCGAGCGGACCGGACCCATTTCACCGAAGCGGCTGGGCTGGATAAGGGGCCGGTCTCGCTTGAACCTTACCGCTCGCAAGCTTGGTTCGAGCGCGAAGTCGAGAAGGTTTTCAAGCGAGCTTGGTTATGCCTTGGGCGCGTCGAGCGGATCAAGACTCCGGGCGACTTCTTCTTAGAGCAGATCGACGTGGCGAAGGCGTCGGTGATCATCACTCGCACCAGAGCGGGCGAGGTCCGCGCCTTTCACAATGTCTGCTCGCACCGAAGCAACAAGGTCGTGCTTGAAAACTCTGGAAACGCATCGCGGTTTGTCTGCCGCTACCACAATTGGACTTACCGCAACGACGGTGAGCTAATCGGGGTGCCTGATGCAGCGAACTTCTTCGATTTGGACAAAAGGAAGTGCGGCCTGACATCGATCGCCTGCGACGTCTGGGAGGGCTGGATTTTTATCAATCTTCAGCCCGAGCCCGAGGTGACGCTCGAGGAGTTCCTCGGCGATTATGGCGAAGCCTTCCGCGGTATACCGTACCCACATGCCGAAACGTCGGTGCTGTTCGTGTCACGGCTCAGGGCAAACTGGAAGGTCATCGCGGACGCGTTTGCAGAAACCTACCACGTGCCGGCGATCCATCCGGCGACGATCGGTACGACGTTCGCAAGCAATGATAACCCGTTCGCCCGGCCTATCAGCGCCAACACCTGGGGCCCGCACCGGTCATTTTCGACGTATGGCAACCCGGAGTACGTCCCACCGGAAGGCGCGCACGTAGAGCGGCTATTTTACAGCAACATCACCACAGGCAACGTGCTCTCGGCCGCAAGTCTGGGTGATACCGAGACATTGCTCAGCCACCCGGCCATCAACCCCACGAAATCCGAAAGCTGGGCGGTGGACGTCAACTGGATCTTCCCGAACTTCCAGATCGATGTCTCTCCCGGCGGCTTCTGGACACACCACTTTTGGCCTGTGTCGCAGGACGAGACGCGCTGGGAAGCTCGCTTCTATGTGCCCGATGCGATCGATGTCTGGCAGCGGCTACAGCAGGAACATTATATCGCGCGGCTCGGCGAAGTCCTGCTTGAGGACGTAGGCAACACCGAGCGCACTCAAGAGGGTATCGCTTCGGGTGCAAAGTCGGACATGCCGTTGCAGGATGCAGAAGTACTGATCCGCCATAATCTGAAACAATTGCACAAGTGGGTGGAGGCAGACACGGTTCGCGAGGCACTGAGACCCGACTGATCTATCACTCGAGCGGTGGAGCCCCGCGCCGCAGCAACGGCCCTAAAAGCCGGCCTCGGCGCGAACGACCTTGCCGAGGCTTTCGGCCAGAGGGGCGAGGCGGCCACGTTCCGCTTCGCCTGGGACCGCGTAGAGCCGCAAGATGCTGCTGTAG
Above is a window of Novosphingobium sp. 9U DNA encoding:
- a CDS encoding SRPBCC family protein — its product is MNEITSDFRADRTHFTEAAGLDKGPVSLEPYRSQAWFEREVEKVFKRAWLCLGRVERIKTPGDFFLEQIDVAKASVIITRTRAGEVRAFHNVCSHRSNKVVLENSGNASRFVCRYHNWTYRNDGELIGVPDAANFFDLDKRKCGLTSIACDVWEGWIFINLQPEPEVTLEEFLGDYGEAFRGIPYPHAETSVLFVSRLRANWKVIADAFAETYHVPAIHPATIGTTFASNDNPFARPISANTWGPHRSFSTYGNPEYVPPEGAHVERLFYSNITTGNVLSAASLGDTETLLSHPAINPTKSESWAVDVNWIFPNFQIDVSPGGFWTHHFWPVSQDETRWEARFYVPDAIDVWQRLQQEHYIARLGEVLLEDVGNTERTQEGIASGAKSDMPLQDAEVLIRHNLKQLHKWVEADTVREALRPD